The following proteins come from a genomic window of Hydractinia symbiolongicarpus strain clone_291-10 chromosome 2, HSymV2.1, whole genome shotgun sequence:
- the LOC130630087 gene encoding uncharacterized protein LOC130630087, translating into MTGQGSDDIKIEKTEDIYYGATYRQNKTQSRSRDNRRTYTRRFADGNRRLNPLDRNGEPSRCAICGSVFHWAKSCSDTRQGQENKIKQAPDEVQVTLIEECMTNLVGETLSMVILDSGCTKTVCGEDWLQCYLNRLNDGELKSVIERKSATIFKFGSGKHVTSVKNVTLPTIIAGRSVMLSTDVVQIPLPLLLSKEAMKKANTRIDFASDKIIIFNTDIPVSFSSCGHYCIPIGRVGKFKEGDIKEEALAICNFLQQKTPLQKKAAAVKLHRQFSHPNSSRLKQLLIDANINDVEILNHLDELEHSCQICLKFKKPKPTPIVGFPMARRFNETVALDLKEWSDSPKVWFLHLVDHFTRYSTSCVIKTKRKEEIIKRIFQIWISIFGSAEKFLIDNDGEFANEDFVSMCENANIRICTTAAESAWSNGLVERHNAILGYNVSKMMEDKVTVDLDMAVAWAVSAKNSLKNVNGYSPNQLVFGFNPNLPNCDNAKLPALEGKTSSEIVATNLNAMNAARKAFIQSESAEKVRRALRHQTRTSGDDRFETGDKVFYKRNTRNAWKGPGSVIGQDGKQVLIKHGSSYVSVHPCRIQRDTSFSLIDATPIESCRNKPITSLTDTDNPVNEEVVGDGDSDDSAENSDIDLQNFQSDEPERRDAIRKEGQVASDEINDINNLTNSISRLSLDVTNSDTQDQKWFDVKDVEIISKGGKATGKYKSYLNIRDVDSNSLSCVDWEETESWQPINTEEALLSQVKFADSDVLNAKIDELEKWKKNKVYENVENHGQKALSVRWVVTEKILNGKKKMKARLVALGFEEIDNDILKDSPTCSKESLHLILTLIAYNNWRCSSIDIKSAFLQGKKIERTVYLKPPKEANNGNSLWKLKKCIYGLVDASRCWYLRVKEELINLNVLVSKSDPAIFYWHHGQQLSGVMATHVDDFCWGGNEDFIDNVIEPLRRVFLVGSECSTVFRYLGLSLNQHSDFTIQINQNAYVEEIEPIEIEKKRKGKKNYPLNENEIREFRALIGRLCWLNGQTRPDIMFEVC; encoded by the exons ATGACTGGTCAAGGTAGTGATGATATCAAAATCGAGAAGACTGAAGACATTTATTATGGAGCTACGTACAGACAAAATAAAACTCAAAGTCGATCTAGAGACAACAGAAGAACATATACCCGAAGATTTGCAGATGGGAATAGAAGATTGAACCCATTAGATAGAAATGGTGAGCCTAGTAGATGTGCTATCTGTGGATCAGTTTTTCACTGGGCAAAGTCATGCTCAGATACACGTCAGGGAcaggaaaacaaaataaaacaagcaCCAGATGAAGTTCAGGTAACCCTTATTGAAGAATGCATGACAAATCTTGTTGGAGAAACTTTAAGCATGGTGATACTTGACTCTGGGTGTACCAAAACAGTTTGTGGCGAAGATTGGTTGCAATGTTATCTAAACAGATTGAATGATGGAGAGTTAAAGTCTGTGATTGAAAGAAAAAGTGCAACAATATTCAAGTTTGGAAGTGGTAAACATGTGACATCTGTTAAAAATGTCACCTTACCTACAATAATTGCTGGGCGAAGCGTGATGTTATCCACAGATGTGGTGCAAATACCATTACCCTTATTGCTAAGCAAGGAAGCTATGAAAAAGGCAAACACTAGAATAGACTTTGCCAGCGATAAAATAATTATCTTCAACACAGATATACCAGTTTCTTTCAGTTCCTGTGGTCATTACTGTATTCCAATAGGAAGAGTTGGAAAGTTCAAAGAAGGAGACATTAAAGAAGAAGCACTTGCtatatgtaattttttacaACAGAAAACACCACTGCAAAAGAAGGCTGCTGCAGTCAAACTTCATCGACAGTTCAGTCATCCTAATAGTTCAAGACTAAAACAGTTGCTGATAGATGCAAATATTAATGATGTTGAGATCTTAAATCATCTTGATGAGCTTgagcattcctgccaaatttgtttgaaattcaAAAAGCCAAAGCCAACCCCGATTGTAGGTTTTCCAATGGCAAGACGATTCAATGAAACAGTAGCATTAGATCTGAAAGAATGGTCAGATTCGCCAAAGGTTTGGTTCTTGCATTTAGTTGACCATTTTACTCGCTACAGTACTTCGTGCGtcatcaaaacaaaaaggaaagaaGAAATAATCAAACGAATCTTTCAAATATGGATTTCCATATTTGGTTCTGCTGAAAAATTTCTTATTGATAACGACGGAGAATTTGCAAATGAGGATTTTGTATCGATGTGTGAAAATGCCAACATCAGAATATGCACAACAGCTGCAGAAAGCGCTTGGAGCAATGGTTTGGTGGAAAGACATAATGCTATTCTTGGTTATAATGTTAGCAAGATGATGGAGGATAAAGTTACAGTCGATTTGGACATGGCAGTAGCCTGGGCAGTGAGCGCCAAAAATTCCCTGAAAAATGTCAATGGCTACAGTCCGAACCAACTTGTTTTTGGATTCAACCCAAATCTTCCGAACTGCGATAATGCGAAGTTACCAGCTTTAGAAGGAAAGACTTCCAGTGAGATTGTTGCAACAAATCTAAATGCTATGAACGCTGCACGAAAGGCATTCATACAAAGTGAATCAGCGGAAAAGGTTAGAAGAGCATTAAGGCATCAAACAAGAACGTCAGGTGATGATAGATTTGAAACTGGGGACAAGGTATTTTACAAAAGAAACACAAGAAATGCTTGGAAAGGCCCAGGTAGTGTCATAGGACAGGATGGCAAACAGGTTTTAATAAAACATGGCAGTTCGTATGTCAGTGTGCACCCTTGTCGTATCCAAAGAGACACAAGCTTTTCTCTGATTGATGCTACTCCCATAGAAAGTTGCAGAAATAAACCAATAACATCTTTAACCGACACCGATAATCCTGTGAATGAAGAAGTAGTAGGTGATGGAGATAGTGATGACAGTGCTGAAAATTCTGATATTGATTTGCAGAACTTCCAAAGTGATGAACCAGAAAGAagggatgccattagaaaggagGGACAAGTTGCATCAGATGAAATTAATGATATAAATAATCTAACCAATAGCATAAGTCGACTTTCCTTAGATGTAACAAACAGTGACACACAAGACCAAAAGTGGTTTGATG TTAAAGATGTTGAAATTATATCAAAAGGTGGTAAAGCAACTGGAAAATATAAATCCTATTTGAATATACGAGATGTAGATAGTAATTCATTGTCATGTGTTGATTGGGAGGAAACTGAAAGTTGGCAGCCAATAAACACAGAAGAGGCACTTCTTTCGCAAGTAAAATTTGCAGATTCAGACGTCTTGAATGCTAAAATTGACGAAttggaaaaatggaaaaagaacaaggtttatgaaaatgttgaaaacCATGGACAAAAGGCATTGTCTGTGAGATGGGTCGTGACTGAGAAAATACTGAATGGGAAGAAAAAGATGAAAGCCAGATTAGTTGCATTGGGCTTTGAGGAGATAGATAATGACATTTTAAAAGACTCCCCAACTTGCTCGAAGGAAAGCTTGCATTTGATACTCACCctcattgcttacaataattggaGGTGCAGTTCTATTGATATCAAATCTGCATTTTTACAAGGAAAGAAAATTGAAAGAACTGTTTACCTAAAACCTCCAAAAGAAGCTAATAATGGAAATTCTTTGTGGAAGCTTAAGAAATGCATTTATGGTTTGGTGGATGCTTCTCGCTGTTGGTATTTGCGTGTAAAAGAAGAGCTCATAAATCTTAATGTCTTGGTGAGCAAGAGTGATCCTGCAATATTTTACTGGCATCATGGTCAACAATTATCAGGAGTAATGGCCacacatgttgatgatttttgTTGGGGCGGGAATGAGGATTTCATCGACAATGTTATAGAACCTTTACGGAGAGTGTTTCTTGTTGGATCTGAATGTTCAACTGTATTTCGTTATCTTGGATTAAGCTTGAACCAGCACAGTGATTTTACCATTCAAATCAACCAAAATGCATATGTTGAGGAAATTGAACCTattgaaatagaaaaaaaaagaaaggggAAGAAGAATTATCCACTGAATGAAAATGAGATCAGGGAATTCAGAGCTTTAATAGGACGGCTGTGCTGGTTAAATGGACAGACCAGACCCGATATCATGTTTGAAGTCTGTTAA
- the LOC130630552 gene encoding cubilin-like, translating into MVSLPCGTTWYPSITYSKTEIYNPGYPHNYGANLNCTYTIQQNILYHHVSYVLQVYFLSMHVPAGSMPDCEEDYLEILIGEGASRRNLGKFCGDETPYTIFSHKEHVNINLKSSSNGQGGSFVIQAAVKKYASQECANGNLNSTSYLKSGIVTSPNYPNGYIEDQYCVSQIYVGDGNIVRISVIDVNLFHVSSASCELEDYMELRGSNNPNSLSSSSLLDGLNRTCGSLSNVVTLTSSYNFVYIVFRSYHGSQGRRGFYLGYTVYSDPVTMPSGMTNKLIYFITASIFIIVLITIVFIITMKKKKVKKIDNQDITGEKSTKKCQPMHLPITQQKQQLHPSQYLRKTQHVQLPPPKDHTSKITIPSQSELLLKNPLSPSVDRQMTPVEVCTTSF; encoded by the exons ATGGTATCGTTACCATGCGGCACGACGTGGTATCCAAGCATCACATATTCAAAGACGGAAATATATAATCCTGGGTATCCTCATAATTATGGTGCTAATTTAAACTGCACATATACAATCCAGCAAAACATACTGTATCATCATGTATCGTATGTTTTACAAGTTTACTTTCTGTCCATGCATGTTCCTGCTGGTAGCATGCCAGATTGTGAGGAGGATTATTTGGAAATTTTAATCGGAGAAGG GGCGAGTCGAAGGAATCTGGGAAAGTTCTGTGGTGACGAAACACCATATACAATCTTTTCGCATAAAGAACATGTGAATATAAATCTAAAGTCAAGTTCCAATGGGCAGGGAGGATCATTCGTTATTCAAGCTGCGGTGAAAAAATATGCATCGCAGGAATGTGCTAATGG AAACCTTAATTCAACTTCATACTTGAAGAGTGGGATTGTAACCTCTCCCAACTATCCCAATGGATATATCGAAGACCAGTACTGTGTTTCACAAATCTACGTTGGGGATGGAAATATCGTAAGGATAAGTGTCATTGACGTAAACCTTTTTCACGTATCCTCAGCATCATGCGAGTTAGAAGACTACATGGAACTTCGAG GATCAAACAATCCCAATTCACTATCAAGTTCTTCTTTATTGGACGGCCTTAACAGAACATGTGGCTCATTATCTAACGTGGTCACACTGACAAGCAGTtacaactttgtttacattgtaTTTCGTTCTTACCATGGGAGTCAAGGTCGAAGAGGTTTTTACCTTGGTTACACTGTCTACA GTGATCCTGTTACAATGCCATCAGGTATGACCAACAAACTCATCTACTTCATCACTGCATCAATTTTCATTATCGTTCTCATaactattgtttttattatcacaatgaagaagaaaaaagttaaaaagattGATAATCAAGACATAACTGGAGAAAAATCAACAAAGAAATGTCAACCTATGCATCTACcaataacacaacaaaaacaacaactgcaTCCTTCACAATACCTTCGTAAAACGCAGCATGTTCAACTCCCTCCACCAAAGGACCATACTTCTAAGATAACCATCCCGTCTCAATCTGAACTTCTTTTAAAGAACCCCCTTTCTCCTTCCGTGGATCGACAAATGACACCGGTAGAAGTATGTACCACCTCTTTTTAG
- the LOC130630555 gene encoding uncharacterized protein LOC130630555, whose product MASAAVASAISQSSPVTKINHRMRLCLGSECYHKKGVRNILHNTFNNPFYHGLPEDPVGLFRELKRFQPQLTKLKTKNRITSAQWNLLYPATKRTDSKEFEIPLMVILLKHCTDLLAPVFGLDDSNPPLSVQGLSANSLRARCMRHFLYHYGNPMLMDNN is encoded by the coding sequence ATGGCCAGTGCTGCAGTTGCATCAGCTATTTCTCAATCTTCTCCAGTCACAAAAATAAACCACCGGATGAGATTGTGTTTGGGTTCAGAATGCTATCATAAGAAAGGTGTTCGAAATATTCTTCATAATACATTTAATAATCCTTTTTATCATGGACTACCAGAAGATCCTGTTGGTTTATTTCGAGAACTAAAAAGGTTTCAACCACAGTTGACTAAATTGAAAACCAAAAATCGCATCACATCAGCACAGTGGAATTTATTATACCCAGCCACAAAACGAACTGATTCAAAAGAATTTGAAATTCCTTTAATGGTGATTCTGTTAAAACATTGCACAGATTTACTTGCTCCTGTTTTTGGATTGGATGATAGTAACCCACCTTTGTCTGTTCAAGGATTAAGTGCCAATTCACTAAGAGCTCGTTGCATGCGACACTTCTTGTATCACTATGGAAATCCTATGTTGATGGATAATAATTAA